The Anaerolineae bacterium DNA window CGATCTGGCGCTGAAGCTCCTGGTACTCGTCCTCGATTTTCTGGCGTTCGAGGGCCGCCAGCCGGCGCAGGGGCATATCCAGGATGGCCTGCGCCTGCACCTCCGTCAAATGGAAGCGGGTCATCAGTCCCTGGCGGGCTTCCTCGGCGTCACGCGAGCCGCGAATCAGGGCGATGACGGCGTCCAGGTTGGCCAGGGCGATGCGCAGTCCTTCCAGGATATGGGCGCGTTCCTGGGCCTTGCGCAGGTCATAGCGCACGCGCCGCGTGACCACCTCACGCCGGTGCTCGATATAAATGGTCAGGGCGCGCTTCAACGACAGCAGGCGCGGCTCGCCATCCACCAGCGCCAGCAACTGCACGCCGAAGGTGCTCTGAAGCGGCGAGTATTTGAGAAGCTGGTTGAGCACCTGGCGGGGCTGGGCGCCGCGCTTCAGCTCCACGATGATGCGCATGCCGTGGCGGTCCGACTCATCGCGCAGGTCAGAGATGGCATCAATACGGCCGCTGTGCACCAGCTCGGCGATGCGCTCCAGCAGGTTGGATTTGTTGAGCTGAAAGGGGATGGCGGTGATGACGATGCGGTAGCGTCCGCCGCCGGCCTCCTCAATCTGCGTCACCGCCCGCATAATGATGCGCCCCTTCCCCGTGGCATAGGCTGAACGGATGCCCTCGCGCCCCAGGATCAACCCGCCGGTGGGGAAGTCCGGCCCGGGGATGAAGCGCATCAGGTCCTCGACGCCGATGGCGTCCAGGTCGTCATAGTGGTCAATGAGATAGACCAGGCCGTCCACAATCTCGCCCAGATTGTGGGGCGGGATATTGGTGGCCATGCCGACGGCGATGCCCGAGGTGCCGTTAAGCAGGAGGTTCGGCAGGCGCGCCGGCAAAACCGTCGGCTCCTGGAGCGAGCCGTCGAAGTTGTCCACGAAGTCCACGGTCTCTTTGTCAATATCCGCCAGCATCTCGCGGGCGATGGGCGCCAGCCGCGCTTCAGTATAGCGCATGGCCGCCGGGCTGTCGCCGTCAATGGAGCCAAAGTTGCCCTGGCCATCTACCAAGGGATAGCGCATGGAGAAGTCCTGCGCCATGCGCGCCATGGCATCGTACACCGCGCTGTCGCCGTGGGGATGGTACTTGCCCAACACCTCGCCGACGATACGGGCGCTCTTGCGATAGGGCTTGTCCGGATACAGCCCCATATCATGCATGGCATACAGGATGCGCCGATGGACGGGCTTCAGCCCGTCGCGCGCATCGGGCAGGGCGCGCGCCACGATGACGCTCATGGCGTAATCCAGGTACGCCCCGCGCATTTCCTCTTCGATATCCACTGGACGAATGGTTCCGATTTCCATGGCTCTCCGCAAATTCCATAAAGATGATAGAGACAGCAATATTATACCCGGAAAGGGGCCGCCGGCCTATTCCGAACTCGTCAGACGCGCGGGAGAGGGACGCTCCTCATGCCCGGATGGACGCGGCGCGAGGGAAGCCTGCCGGCGCGAAAACGGCTGGGGGACGAAGGGCTAGCACCACTCGATGGAGTAGTCGAGCACTTCCACGTCGGGCCGGTTCAGCATCACCCACTGTACGGCGCGCTCTAACAGGCCGTGGGCGTAATCCCGGTCGCTCGAGACGCAGACCATGCCGATGACAGCTTCCTGCCAGACGTCCTGCGCCCCTACCTCCGCAACCGAGAGGTTGAACTCATGGTGCAGGCGCGCCACAATCGATTTGACCACACTGCGCTTGCCCTTGAGCGAACCGTTGCCAGGCAGGCGCAGTACCATGGTGCAGGCGGCGATTATCATGCTCATAGTTGATTATCGCTGTGCGTTCCACTCCGGGTTGGCATAGCGCAGGCGCCGGCCTTCCTCGACCCATTCCCGCTCCTGCGGCGTCAGCTCGCCGGCGACCAATTCCAGGTTCAGCGCCTGGGCAAAGCCCTGTGCCATCGCCCGGACCGCTTCCTCGAACTCCACGCGTCTGCCCAACGCCATTTCCAGGGTGGCGGCCCGCTGGGCCAGCTTGCGCCGCAGGGCCTCCCGCTCCGCATCCGAATCCAGGCGCAGATAATCCACCAACCGGGTGATGTCACCATAAAGGGGCAGGGTGCCGTGCTGAAGCAGGACCCCCTGCCGGCGCACCTGCGCACTGCCCACCAGCTTCCTGCCGTCCACCGTCACCTCGTAATGGGAGGGGACGTCGAAACAGG harbors:
- a CDS encoding DUF503 domain-containing protein, producing the protein MIIAACTMVLRLPGNGSLKGKRSVVKSIVARLHHEFNLSVAEVGAQDVWQEAVIGMVCVSSDRDYAHGLLERAVQWVMLNRPDVEVLDYSIEWC
- the gyrA gene encoding DNA gyrase subunit A, whose product is MEIGTIRPVDIEEEMRGAYLDYAMSVIVARALPDARDGLKPVHRRILYAMHDMGLYPDKPYRKSARIVGEVLGKYHPHGDSAVYDAMARMAQDFSMRYPLVDGQGNFGSIDGDSPAAMRYTEARLAPIAREMLADIDKETVDFVDNFDGSLQEPTVLPARLPNLLLNGTSGIAVGMATNIPPHNLGEIVDGLVYLIDHYDDLDAIGVEDLMRFIPGPDFPTGGLILGREGIRSAYATGKGRIIMRAVTQIEEAGGGRYRIVITAIPFQLNKSNLLERIAELVHSGRIDAISDLRDESDRHGMRIIVELKRGAQPRQVLNQLLKYSPLQSTFGVQLLALVDGEPRLLSLKRALTIYIEHRREVVTRRVRYDLRKAQERAHILEGLRIALANLDAVIALIRGSRDAEEARQGLMTRFHLTEVQAQAILDMPLRRLAALERQKIEDEYQELQRQIAYYQDLLDHPAKILGVIRQELLDLKAQYGDARRTHIVAEEGEELAEEDLVPQEHVIVTLTQRGYVKRAPARTFRPQSRGGKGVIGITTREEDAVEQLVAANTHDTMLFFTDRGRVFQERVFQIPDASRLSRGIPLVNVINLDQGERVTAMVPIPNGGNGNGSAGNDQYLLMVTLQGRIKRVELSEFLSIRPSGIIALSLEDGDALGWVRLTDGRREIILVTREGKALRFPEEQVRPMGRTARGVTAMRLAEGDQIAGVEVVEPDADLLLLTAAGFGKRTALAEFPVYSRGGSGVIALKNAGKYGGIVSVRVVRPADDVIISSQEGQVLRLNASDVPRQGRAARGVRLIQLRGEDRAAALACIVAEEKTVPALQPAAAE